TCCTCCTAGATGAAGTAGACCTATTGGAGACTCCAGTGAATCTGATGCAAGATGACAAAtcatgggctttggtggctagccctaataagccaccacaaAAACCATGAAAGTTGtgagctggaattgtcaggggctgggcaaccccctgacaatTCAGGAATTAAGAGCTTTAACAGCTCAGGAAAGGCCTAACTTACTCTTTCTCATGGAGACAAAAATAAAGCAACGATGGTAGAAAGGATACGTAGAAAACTCAAATTCCAGAAACTTTATTTGGTGGATCCAACAGGCATAGCAGGGGGATTGGCAATCATGTGGCAAGAGGAAATCGACTTGAAGGTGCAAGCAAGCTCAAAGCAATTTATAGATGTGCAGTGTATTGACCCTGATAGTAAACAAGGTATGCAGATTACCTTCGTCCACGCATCTACGAGTTTTGGAGAGCGTACGGCTTTATGGAAAGAGTTAGGAACCCTGAAACCTCCAGCTTCTCAACCATGGATCTGCATgggagatttcaatgagataCTATATGTTTGGGAGaaagttgggaaaaaagaagcaaataatAGACGAATCACAGCTTTCAGAAACATGATTAATGATCTATCTCTGATGGATGTCGATAGTCATGGATGCGCATACACATGgacaaataaaagagaagggGCTGAATTAGTAAAGAAATGACTCGATCGAGTGCTTTGTTCCCTCGAATGGAGAGTTACCTTTCATGCAGCAGAAGTACAAGCCTTTCCAGCAATCGGTTCAGACCATAGCCCCCTAATCCTTCGAATGCACCCTGGagtaaagaaaaggaagaaacagtTCAAACTGGAAGCTTTCTGGACAGAACATGCCGAGTATCACGAACTCATCCAGCAAGTATGGGCAGAAAAAACAATTCCAACCTCCCATTTTGCAGAGAAACTGTTGAGGACATCACAACAATTAATCAAATGGAGCAGAGAGAAGTTCACAAATGCTTATACACAAATCAAAAGCTTCACCAAACACTCACAGCACTAACGAATCAAACGCAGACAGCACACGACAAAGCAGAAGGAGCAGCAGatcatcaatcaaatcgatACATTGAGAAGGCAGGAAGAACAGTTTTGGGGAATGAGGTCACGCGTCAAATGGTTGCATTGGGGAGACCAAAACACTCGGTTTTTCCATGCTACAACAGTCAACAGGAGGCAACAAAATCGAATCACAATGCTGCAATTAGAGGATAAAAGTTGGTGTAGAGATCCCCAGATGTTACAGCAACATATTCAATCTTACTACGAGAACCTATACAAGACTGAAGGTTCCCGATACTACCAACCTATCCTATATCAATGCCCCTCCCCGATAACAGAGAATATTAATGATGAACTGGTGGCAGTACCTTCATTGGAAGAAATCCATGGTGCTGTTTTTCAACTGGGAGCTTTCAAGGCTCCTGGCCCTGATGGGTTCAATGGCTCCTTCTATCAACAATCTTGGGAAAGCATCAAAGATGATATGGCTCAACTTGTACAGGAGTTTTTCCAGAAGGGTGTCCTCGACAATCGACTAAATCAGACCCATATTGTGCTGATCCCAAAAGTTAAAAGCCCTGAAAATATCAGCCAATTCAGACCCATTAGCCTGTGCAACTTCAGCTATAAAGTCATCTAAAAAATATTGGCAAACAGACTTAAAAAGTGGCTGCCACTTATCATTGAACCAGAGCAGGGCGCTTTCGTTCCAGGAAGGCAAATTCAGGACAACATCTTCATTGTCCAGGAAGTTCTGCATCACCTGCGCACCacaaaaaacaggaaaaaatatCAGGCTATTTTGAAGCttgatatgcagaaagcatacGATAGAATAGAATGGGATTTTGTCGGGGATGTCATCTTGCAAATGGGGTTTCATGCCAAGTGGGTCTCcctaatcatgcaatgcatATCTACAGTCACTTATAGTGTGAAAATCAATGGAGAACCTACCTCTTTTTCCATCCTTCGCGAGGCCTCGAGACAAGGTGACCCACTCTCAccttatatattcattttgatATCCAATGTGTTAACCTGGATGATGAAAAAAGCTTTAGCAGACGGAACACTCAAAGGCATACAGATAACCAGAAATTGTCCCAAACTATCACATCTAATGTTTGCCGATGATGCGATATTCTTTCTGGATGGAAACTTGACAGAGTGTCAGAATATTGCCCAAATACTCAGCCAATATTGCTACGCTACAGGACAGGCAATTAATCTAAATAAATCAGGGGTTGTTTTCAGTGGCAATTGTCCAGAAGCTTTGAAACACAACTTGGCAACACAATTGAGAGTACCTATTCTACAGAAAACAGGGAAGTACCTGGGTATACCTACTGAGTGGGGTCATTCCAAGAAAGAACTATTTGCGTGGATCCTGGCCAGAGTCAATGCAAAGTTAGCgggttggaaggaaaaattattgACAAAAGCAGGAAAGGAAGTGCTAATCAAGAGTGTTGTGCAATCTATACCTACCTACGCAATGTCTATCTTCAAGCTGCCAGTGTCCATCTGCAGAGCCATAGAACAACGCATTGCGTCATTTTGGTGGCAGAACGGAGATGCTAAGAGAGGGATGCATTGGAAAAGATGGGAAGTATTGAAAACTCGAAAAGATGAAGGCGGCCTCGGGTTCAAAGATCTGCTCACCTTTAATAGGGCCATGTTAGGCAAGCAAGTATGGCGACTTGCTAC
This genomic stretch from Eucalyptus grandis isolate ANBG69807.140 chromosome 3, ASM1654582v1, whole genome shotgun sequence harbors:
- the LOC120292010 gene encoding uncharacterized protein LOC120292010; the encoded protein is MMKKALADGTLKGIQITRNCPKLSHLMFADDAIFFLDGNLTECQNIAQILSQYCYATGQAINLNKSGVVFSGNCPEALKHNLATQLRVPILQKTGKYLGIPTEWGHSKKELFAWILARVNAKLAGWKEKLLTKAGKEVLIKSVVQSIPTYAMSIFKLPVSICRAIEQRIASFWWQNGDAKRGMHWKRWEVLKTRKDEGGLGFKDLLTFNRAMLGKQVWRLATSPSALWSKVMKGFISPTVTSGQRQRDTDPHGVGIV